In the Pyrolobus fumarii 1A genome, one interval contains:
- the psmA gene encoding archaeal proteasome endopeptidase complex subunit alpha produces the protein MGYDRSTAMFSPDGRLFQVEYAFEAVRRGWTAIGVRVKEGVVLVAEKRRTAPLADMEQMEKIMKIDEHIGASSVGLGGDGRILIDYARLVAIRHRLLYGERISVEYLTRQVCDVMQSYTQFGGVRPFGVAIILGGVDDRGPALFVAEPSGQYFGYKAVALGSGSGQAYDVLEKEYNEDMSLEDAIKLALKALLRSTEQKPTADLIEIGVIDVKTAQFRKLSKDERAKLLEQIQ, from the coding sequence ATGGGCTATGATAGGAGCACTGCGATGTTCTCGCCCGATGGGCGCCTCTTCCAGGTCGAGTATGCATTCGAGGCTGTGCGTAGAGGCTGGACAGCCATAGGTGTGCGTGTCAAGGAGGGTGTCGTGCTAGTCGCTGAGAAGAGGAGAACAGCGCCACTCGCGGACATGGAGCAGATGGAGAAGATAATGAAGATCGACGAGCATATCGGGGCCAGTAGCGTGGGGCTCGGCGGCGATGGCAGGATACTGATCGACTATGCAAGGCTCGTGGCGATACGGCACCGCCTCCTCTATGGCGAGAGGATAAGCGTCGAGTACCTGACTAGACAGGTGTGTGATGTGATGCAGAGTTACACGCAGTTTGGAGGCGTGAGGCCCTTCGGCGTAGCGATCATACTGGGTGGTGTTGATGATCGCGGCCCGGCGCTCTTCGTCGCGGAGCCTAGCGGGCAGTACTTCGGCTACAAGGCTGTAGCCCTAGGCAGCGGGTCCGGTCAAGCGTACGACGTTCTCGAGAAGGAGTATAACGAGGACATGAGCCTAGAGGATGCTATCAAGCTAGCGCTTAAGGCGCTGCTCCGTAGCACCGAGCAGAAGCCGACAGCAGACCTCATAGAGATAGGCGTGATTGATGTGAAGACTGCTCAGTTCCGTAAGCTGAGTAAGGACGAGAGGGCCAAGCTCCTAGAGCAAATACAGTAG